One window of the Colletotrichum destructivum chromosome 6, complete sequence genome contains the following:
- a CDS encoding Putative cys/Met metabolism, pyridoxal phosphate-dependent enzyme, whose amino-acid sequence MTVPAEHPIETPPRAPSPVHNFGTLAVHAGSPIDPVTGAVIEPISLSTTFAQTSVGKPVGVYEYSRSSNPNRDNFEQAVAALEHAKYALAFSSGSATTAVVLQSLAAGSHVISVSDVYGGTHRYFTQVAKAHGVKVTFTPEIEVDISAHITPATKLVWIESPSNPTLRLVDVRAVVTQAHKHGIQVVVDNTFLSPYVQNPLDFGADIVVHSVTKYINGHSDVVMGVAAFNSDDLKQRLGFLQNAIGAVPSAFDCWLAHRGLKTLHLRAREASRNATAVATALEASDNVIGVNYPGLDSHPHRAIAKKQHRDGMGGGMLSFRIKGGHAAAERFCQFTRIFTLAESLGGVESLVELPSSMTHAGIPKDQREAVGVFDDLVRISCGVEDAEDLRRDVLQALDKAVAEQQNGSNGSNGVNGH is encoded by the coding sequence ATGACCGTCCCTGCCGAGCACCCTATCGAGACCCCTCCGCGGGCGCCCTCTCCCGTCCACAACTTCGGCACCCTCGCCGTTCACGCCGGATCTCCCATTGACcccgtcaccggcgccgtcatcgagccCATCTCGCTGTCCACGACCTTTGCCCAGACCAGCGTCGGCAAGCCTGTCGGCGTTTACGAATACTCACGCTCCAGCAACCCTAACCGCGACAACttcgagcaggccgtcgccgccctcgagcacGCAAAGTacgccctcgccttctcctccggctccgccaccaccgccgtcgtcctccagTCCCTTGCCGCTGGCTCCCACGTCATCTCCGTCTCCGATGTCTACGGTGGCACCCACCGCTACTTCACTCAGGTTGCAAAGGCCCACGGCGTCAAGGTCACCTTCACCcccgagatcgaggtcgacatCTCGGCCCACATCACCCCAGCCACCAAGCTCGTCTGGATCGAGAGCCCCTCAAACCCGAccctccgcctcgtcgatgtCCGCGCCGTCGTTACCCAGGCCCACAAACACGGCATTCAGGTCGTCGTTGACAAcaccttcctctccccttACGTCCAGAACCCCCTCGACTTCGGcgccgacatcgtcgtccacTCCGTCACAAAGTACATTAATGGCCACTCCGACGTTGTCATGGGtgtcgccgccttcaactCGGACGACCTCAAGCAAcgcctcggcttcctccaaaacgccatcggcgccgtacCCTCTGCCTTTGACTGCTGGCTCGCCCATCGCGGCCTCAAGACCCTCCACCTCCGCGCCCGCGAGGCATCCCGcaacgccaccgccgtcgccaccgccctcgaggcctcGGATAACGTCATTGGCGTCAACTACCCCGGCCTCGACTCCCACCCCCACCGCGCTATCGCCAAGAAGCAGCACCGTGACGGTatgggcggcggcatgctcTCCTTCCGCATCAAGGGtggccacgccgccgccgagcgctTCTGCCAGTTCACCCGCAtcttcaccctcgccgagtccctcggcggcgttgagtCTCTCGTCGAGCTCCCTAGCAGCATGACCCACGCCGGCATCCCCAAGGACCAACGTGAGGCCGTCGGTGTctttgacgacctcgtccgtATCAGCTGCGgtgtcgaggacgccgaggacctgcGCCGCGACGTGCTGCAGGCCCTCGACAAGGCTGTTGCCGAGCAGCAGAATGGCTCCAACGGGTCCAACGGCGTTAACGGACACtaa
- a CDS encoding Putative Bile acid:sodium symporter/arsenical resistance protein Acr3, giving the protein MSNLSSGAVCASEFNKDKAPTEKLANCDTSHDVEQQQQQQQHHPETNDAQISSIFHSLGIIDRFLAVWIFLAMLIGIILGNFVPSAGPALQQGKFVGVSIPIAIGLLVMMYPILCKVQYEKLYEVFRTREIWIQLGFSIVVNWIIAPLFMLALSWAFLPDREGLRNGLILVGVARCIAMVLIWTSLARGDGDYCAILVAVNSFLQIVLFAPVALLFIQVIGQDDSISSVSYSTVASAVGVFLGIPLGAAILTRLSLIYTIGTKTYNTRVIPFLAPWSLIGLLYTIVVLFASQGSQVVHQIVSVVRVAAPLVVYFSIIFSATLVVARKMGFRYGLACTQAFTAASNNFELAIAIAVAAYGPDSDEALATTVGPLIEVPVLLGLVYCIKWFARRYGWED; this is encoded by the exons ATGTCCAATCTTTCCTCCGGGGCCGTATGCGCGTCCGAGTTCAACAAGGACAAAGCTCCTACTGAGAAGCTGGCCAACTGTGATACCAGCCACgatgtcgagcagcagcagcagcaacaacaacaccatcCCGAGACCAACGATGCCCAGATATCATCCATATTCCATTCCCTTGGTATAATCGATCGGTTTTTGGCTGTATGGATATTTCTCGCTATGTTGATAGGCATCATCCTCGGAAATTTCGTCCCCAGCGCTGGGCCAGCGCTTCAGCAGGGCAAGTTCGTTGGGGTGTCCATACCAATCG CGATAGGTTTGTTAGTAATGATGTATCCTATTTTATGTAAAGTTCAGTACGAGAAACTGTACGAAGTTTTTCGTACTCGAGAAATCTGGATACAACTCGGCTTCAGCATAGTCGTCAACTGGATCATCGCGCCTCTCTTCATG CTCGCCTTATCATGGGCATTTCTCCCGGATAGAGAGGGCCTGCGGAACGGCCTGATTCTCGTAGGAGTCGCAAGGTGCATCGCCATGGTGCTTATATGGACAAGCCTG GCCAGGGGAGATGGCGACTATTGCGCAATCCTTGTCGCTGTCAACTCGTTTCTGCAAATCGTCCTCTTCGCTCCCGTTGCGTTACTCTTCATCCAGGTCATTGGCCAAGACGACAGCATCTCCTCAGTTTCATACTCAACAGTTGCTTCTGCAGTGGGtgtcttcctcggcatccccCTTGGTGCGGCCATTCTTACCCGTTTGTCGTTGATCTACACCATCGGCACCAAGACATACAACACCAGAGTGATACCGTTCTTGGCGCCTTGGTCACTCATCGGACTCCTTTACACCATCGTCGTTCTATTCGCCTCCCAAGGGTCCCAGGTCGTTCACCAAATCGTCTCCGTGGTGCgggtggcggcgccgctggTGGTCTACTTCTCTATTATCTTCTCGGCAACGCTGGTTGTCGCACGTAAGATGGGATTCCGTTACGGCCTCGCATGCACGCAGGCTTTCACAGCCGCCAGCAACAACTTTGAGCTGGCCATCGCGATTGCCGTTGCAGCATACGGGCCTGACTCGGACGAGGCGCTTGCCACGACCGTCGGGCCGCTTATCGAGGTGCCGGTACTCCTAGGACTGGTCTACTGCATCAAATGGTTTGCCCGCCGATATGGCTGGGAGGACTAA
- a CDS encoding Putative CENP-V/GFA domain, Mss4-like superfamily protein has product MSRPDPSSIFPLEGGCACGNIRYSLNASPLVVHCCHCTCCQRETGTAFALNAVVEGDQVTLLPSAPSAPRLQPLASFSESVRDSWTPKRLRPDVSHDTKLASGSGGSGVETGDKFEKDIPSPVLLPVPADSGALQHIARCPVCFVPVWSNYGAGPLIKFVRVGTLDRPALLRGPDAHIFMRSKQSFFEVADDGKPCFKGFYPTKEGVWSPEALARQDKLLVRILEWRKENGLDG; this is encoded by the coding sequence ATGTCTCGCCCAGACCCTTCTTCTATATTCCCTCTCGAGGGCGGCTGTGCCTGCGGCAACATCCGGTACTCCCTCAATGCCTCGCCCCTCGTCGTACACTGCTGCCATTGCACTTGCTGCCAGCGTGAGACCGGCACCGCCTTCGCACTCAACGCAGTGGTCGAGGGAGACCAGGTGACTCTCCTCCCAAGTGCTCCTTCCGCCCCACGGCTCCAGCCATTGGCGTCCTTTTCCGAATCCGTTCGCGATAGCTGGACTCCCAAGAGACTTAGACCCGACGTAAGCCATGACACCAAACTGGCGAGCGGCTCTGGCGGCTCTGGCGTTGAGACCGGCGACAAGTTCGAAAAAGACATTCCTTCACCCGTCCTCCTACCCGTTCCTGCAGATTCAGGTGCCCTGCAGCACATCGCTCGCTGCCCCGTCTGCTTTGTGCCCGTCTGGAGCAACTACGGCGCTGGCCCTTTGATCAAATTCGTTCGTGTCGGTACCCTCGACCGCCCAGCTCTGCTGCGCGGCCCGGACGCCCACATATTCATGCGTAGCAAGCAATCCTTTTTCGAGGTCGCTGACGATGGAAAGCCTTGCTTCAAAGGGTTTTACCCGACTAAAGAGGGCGTGTGGAGCCCTGAGGCCTTGGCTCGTCAGGATAAGCTTCTTGTCCGTATACTTGAGTGGCGGAAGGAGAACGGCCTGGACGGATAG
- a CDS encoding Putative glutaredoxin, Thioredoxin-like superfamily encodes MPSQRQLRTLLVGVLIGVVFVLFYTSSLRADEVKDERTIQDFYHKTVNGLKHKEPPNQAVLDQNKPKAVGHVPVDKDADGDVDADDEKLAKDMAGRLKAAEEKAKELANKKSPLKPDAPSEVVGKGNSAAGQDKKKEKTGAGKEVVKDSADDTKKTESDEEHAVEVELNTILKKSPVIIFSKSYCPYSKKAKALLLEKYSIEPAPFVVELDQHPLGAQLQAFLGEKTGRKTVPNILVNSVSIGGGDDIAELDEQKKLVPRIVDLGQKKVEMKERSANSQKNN; translated from the exons ATGCCTTCCCAAAGGCAACTGCGCACTCTCTTGGTGGGCGTGTTGATCGgtgtcgtcttcgtcctcttctaCACGTCGTCACTACGAGCGGACGAGGTCAAGGATGAGCGGACAATCCAGGACTTCTACCACAAGACAGTCAATGGTTTGAAACACAAGGAGCCACCCAATCAGGCCGTGTTAGATCAGAATAAGCCCAAGGCAGTTGGCCACGTGCCCGTTGACAAGGACGCCGATGGTGATGTGGACGCAGACGACGAAAAATTGGCCAAAGACATGGCAGGCCGGttgaaggccgccgaggaaaaGGCCAAGGAACTCGCGAACAAGAAGTCGCCATTAAAGCCAGATGCACCAAGCGAGGTGGTCGGAAAGGGCAATTCGGCCGCTGGccaggacaagaagaaggaaaagacaGGCGCCGGAAAGGAGGTCGTTAAGGACAGCGCAGACGACACGAAGAAGACCGAGAGTGACGAGGAACATGCTGTTGAGGTTGAGTTGAACACCATCTTGAAAAAGTCGCCAG TTATTATCTTCTCCAAGTCCTACTGCCCATActcgaagaaggccaaggccctGTTGCTCGAAAAGTACTCGATCGAGCCTGCACCATTCGTCGTCGAACTCGATCAGCATCCCCTTGGTGCCCAGTTGCAAGCTTTTCTGGGTGAAAAGACCGGTCGGAAGACAGTTCCCAACATTTTGGTCAATAGTGTGAGCATTGGTGGAGGCGACGATAttgccgagctggacgagcaGAAGAAGTTGGTCCCTAGGATTGTCGACCTTGGACAGAAGAAGGTCGAGATGAAGGAGCGGTCTGCCAACAGCCAGAAGAACAACTAG
- a CDS encoding Putative GroES-like superfamily, alcohol dehydrogenase-like, NAD(P)-binding domain superfamily, whose translation MAAIPKTHKAVATPAKRAPLLLIDRETRLPGEGEVLIQNQWTASSPLDLHRADGGLLCTYPEVMGGGAAGTVVAVGPGVERLRAGDQIFTFSFHEFGERAHQDFATVPEYLVSKLPTNVTPQEAATVPTNLITVFHAVTADLGLELPWPRPAGWEPKEKDDAVLVWGAASSVGVYAVQVLRHWGYRNIVAVASEKHHAHLKEIGARETFSYRDDDIVDKLLGFVGPEGVPFVLDCIGSVEGTLRPLAMIARKGTKVAVMLPVIVRDSTEDVEPEYEMDVSRVLADEWAEGVELRGVRTHFYLANGFFKEKMQREIVPTLLEQGLIKPNKQKIVEGATMLERAQKAIELLRRKDPSGERLVWKVSDLKL comes from the exons atggccgccatccCTAAAACCCATAAGGCCGTTGCGACGCCCGCCAAACGCGCGCCACTCCTTCTCATCGACCGCGAGACCAGGCTCCCTGGCGAAGGGGAAGTCCTCATACAGAACCAgtggacggcctcgagccctCTTGACCTCCATCGCGCCGACGGTGGTCTCCTCTGCACGTACCCGGAGGTtatgggcggcggcgccgcgggcaccgttgtcgccgtcgggccGGGCGTCGAACGCCTCCGGGCTGGAGACCAGATCTTCACCTTTTCGTTCCACGAGTTCGGCGAACGCGCGCACCAGGACTTCGCCACGGTGCCAGAGTACTTGGTCTCCAAGCTGCCGACCAACGTCACACCCCAGGAGGCCgcgacggtgccgacgaACCTGATCACTGTGTTCCACGCCGTGACGGCGGATCTAGGGCTGGAGctgccgtggccgaggccggcaggCTGGGagcccaaggagaaggatgaTGCGGTGCTTGTCTGGGGTGCCGCGAGCAGCGTGGGCGTGTATGCAGTGCAGGTCCTGCGGCACTGGGGGTACCGGAACATTGTGGCTGTGGCGAGCGAGAAGCACCATGCCCATCTCAAGGAGATTGGCGCCAGGGAAACATTCAGCTACcgtgacgacgacatcgTGGACAAGCTTTTAGGGTTCGTCGGCCCCGAAGGGGTGCCGTTCGTGCTGGATTGTATTGGCTCCGTCGAGGGTACGCTTAGGCCGTTGGCCATGATTGCGCGTAAGGGAACAAAGGTCGCCGTCATGCTTCCCGTCATCGTTCGGGACTCGACGGAGGATGTCGAGCCCGAGTACGAGATGGACGTAAGTCGagtcctcgccgacgagtGGGCCGAAGGCGTCGAGCTGCGCGGAGTGAGGACGCATTTCTACTTGGCT AACGGATTTttcaaggagaagatgcAGAGAGAGATTGTGCCCACGCTCCTAGAGCAGGGGCTCATCAAGCCGAACAAGCAGAAAATTGTCGAGGGCGCCACGATGCTGGAGCGGGCGCAAAAAGCGATCGAACTGCTGAGGAGGAAAGACCCCAGCGGAGAGCGTCTTGTGTGGAAGGTATCGGATCTGAAGCTGTAA
- a CDS encoding Putative ribosome biogenesis protein Rpf2 encodes MLRQIKPRNARSKRALEKREPKAQENPKTALFLRGTSCSQVTQDALNELYQMRQPLAKRFVKKNDVHPFDNTDSLEFFSEKNDTSIIVFGHTSKKRPNALTMIRTFGHKVLDMLELYLDPETFRTLAQFKGKKVPIGLKPMLVFAGTAWDSPIANEYTHARSFFTDFFRGEQTDKIDVEGLQWIVSITADEPTAAGEGDVGGAKPAIRLRAYTISTKRSGSKVPRVEVNEIGPRMDFRVGRMREPEEAMLKEAMKKPRGTEERTKKNITTDGMGDKMGRVHVGRQDLGDLQTRKMKGLKRSRDVASEDEGEKGDAEEKPKKGRKE; translated from the exons ATGCTTCGCCAAAT AAAACCCCGTAATGCGCGCTCCAAGCGTGCCCTCGAGAAACGCGAGCCCAAGGCCCA AGAAAACCCCAAGACGGCGCTCTTCCTCCGTGGCACATCGTGCTCGCAAGTGACGCAAGATGCCCTCAACGAGCTCTACCAGATGCGCCAGCCGCTCGCCAAACGCTTTGTGAAGAAGAATGATGTCCACCCCTTCGACAACACCGACTCGCTCGAATTCTTCTCGGAAAAGAACGACACCTCTATCATCGTCTTTGGACACACCTCCAAGAAGCGCCCCAACGCCCTTACCATGATCCGCACCTTCGGCCATAAGGTCCTTGATATGCTTGAGCTCTACCTCGACCCAGAGACCTTCCGTACTCTCGCTCAGttcaagggcaagaaggtgCCCATTGGTCTTAAACCCAtgctcgtcttcgccggcaccgcctgGGACAGCCCTATCGCCAACGAGTACACCCACGCCCGCAGCTTCTTCACCGATTTCTTCCGTGGCGAGCAGACCGACAagatcgacgtcgagggtCTGCAGTGGATCGTCTCCATCACCGCAGATGAGCCCACGGCCGCTGGCGAGGGTGACGTTGGCGGCGCCAAGCCCGCTATCCGCCTCCGCGCTTACACCATCAGCACCAAGCGCAGCGGCTCCAAGGTGCCCCGTGTCGAGGTCAACGAGATCGGCCCCCGGATGGACTTCCGCGTCGGCCGTATGCGTGAGCCCGAAGAAGCCATGCTGAAGGAGGCCATGAAGAAGCCGCGCGGTACCGAAGAGCGTACCAAAAAGAACATCACGACAGACGGCATGGGTGACAAGATGGGTCGCGTGCACGTTGGTCGCCAGGACCTCGGTGACCTGCAGACGCGCAAGATGAAGGGTCTGAAACGCAGCAGAGACGTCGCGAGCGAGGACGAAGGGGAGAAGGGCGACGCGGAagagaagcccaagaagggCCGCAAGGAATAA
- a CDS encoding Putative six-bladed beta-propeller, TolB, whose translation MGFILQTSVIFSVILGVALQLVLKDPVWMAFGIGKTFQPLSDFPYSCRRIKDPRLQACEDMWLSEATRQLFLACSDPLSRQQWMPNAHHLNASGRSTRDAVVAMDIDSPKGDGFEYRTLSTPGFSGTAGDGLLQLVGLTGIDSPEGNKIELLLVNNRPTVDPATGELLDQTVVGANSTIEVFETGSQAVGMKHVRTFAGANVSTPNNIAALSSDAFYFTNDRGVNKVGLKSIVGTLLGQGDVSFCSVSKGCKRVSERHRFPNGLVRGLDGLIYVPSALEGGVQVYKVVSEDGGLQKVAHIPVPYSIDNLSVDDKGDIYAAVFPRGIEILQASNDPLNARPKSAAVRIHKDGEGVYVWEKVIEDGAGEVLPGSTVVVHDAKTGRLFFGGVTSPFISVCEPTK comes from the exons ATGGGCTTCATACTGCAGACTAGTGTCATCTTCAGCGTCATTCTTGGCGTGGCCCTGCAGCTCGTACTCAAGGACCCCGTCTGGATGGCCTTCGGCATTGGGAAGACCTTCCAGCCTCTGTCTGACTTCCCCTACTCGTGTCGCCGCATCAAGGACCCCAGGCTGCAGGCATGCGAAGACATGTGGCTATCCGAGGCCACGCGCCAGCTGTTTCTGGCCTGTTCTGACCCTCTGTCTCGCCAGCAATGGATGCCCAA CGCCCACCACCTTAACGCTTCGGGCCGCTCCACCAGGGATGCTGTCGTTGCCATGGATATTGACAGTCCCAAGGGCGACGGGTTCGAGTACCGCACTCTCTCCACCCCCGGATTTTCTGGCACagccggcgatggcctgCTCCAGCTTGTCGGGTTGACAGGAATCGATTCCCCGGAAGGTAACAAGATCGAGCTTCTTTTGGTTAACAACCGCCCAACTGTTGACCCCGCCACCGGCGAACTACTCGACCAAACGGTTGTGGGTGCCAATTCCACCATCGAGGTCTTCGAGACCGGTTCTCAAGCTGTTGGAATGAAGCACGTCCGAACCTTTGCTGGTGCCAATGTCTCAACCCCGAACAACATTGCGGCACTGTCTAGCGATGCCTTTTACTTTACCAATGATCGTGGCGTCAACAAAGTTGGCTTG AAATCCATTGTTGGCACTTTGTTAGGCCAAGGTGACGTATCATTCTGTTCCGTCTCAAAGGGATGCAAACGCGTCTCGGAGCGCCATCGGTTCCCCAATGGCCTCGtccgcggcctcgatggcctcaTCTATGTCCCGAGCGCCTTGGAAGGCGGCGTCCAGGTATATAAAGTCGTGtccgaagacggcgggctCCAGAAAGTGGCCCACATCCCCGTGCCGTACTCCATTGACAACCTGTCGGTGGACGACAAGGGTGACATCTACGCCGCCGTGTTCCCGCGGGGCATCGAGATCCTGCAGGCGTCTAACGACCCGCTCAACGCGAGGCCGAAGAGCGCCGCCGTGCGCATTCAcaaggatggcgagggtGTATACGTGTGGGAGAAGGTCATCGAGGACGGAGCGGGCGAGGTGTTGCCGGGGTCTACCGTGGTTGTCCACGATGCGAAGACGGGAAGATTGTTTTTCGGGG GCGTGACATCGCCGTTCATCTCGGTCTGCGAGCCGACAAAATGA
- a CDS encoding Putative peroxisomal membrane protein — protein sequence MSLAALDGLKAAIERIILDPKYHDILAVVKGARNGAVYGAKVRFPHALVMIFLFRSGTFREKAGLVFRATRTHARNLAKFATIYKFTMYLLKNYGPTPGKEGPYDAFFAGLLGGYVVFGGRSPRSGKISSVNQQIVVYVFARVVLALARLAVTPGKGLPLVSREDLSTKISYYAWPVFASTSWAMVMYLFRQHPSDLQPSLRSSMTYIYQQSSEWDSLRNFIWHNK from the exons ATGTCGCTCGCTGCTCTTGACGGCCTCAAG gccgccatcgagcgCATCATTCTCGATCCAAAGTACCATGACATCCTCGCCGTTGTCAAAGGTGCCCGCAACGGGGCGGTCTATGGCGCAAAAGTCCGCTTCCCTCATGCGCTTGT CATGATCTTCCTCTTCCGTTCGGGAAC ATTCCGCGAAAAGGCCGGCCTTGTCTTCCGCGCGACCCGAACGCACGCCCGCAACCTTGCAAAGTTCGCGACTATTTACAAGTTCACAATGTACCTACTCAAGAACTACGGCCCGACCCCGGGCAAGGAGGGGCCCTACGATGCCTTCTTCGCAGGCCTCTTGGGCGGCTACGTCGTTTTTGGAGGCCGATCCCCGCGCAGCGGAAAGATTTCCAGCGTTAACCAGCAAATCGTAGTCTACGTCTTTGCGCGCGTcgtcctggccctcgcccgcctcgccgtcaCCCCCGGCAAGGGCCTGCCTCTCGTCAGCCGCGAGGACCTCTCGACCAAGATTAGCTACTACGCCTGGCCTGTCTTCGCCAGCACGAGCTGGGCTATGGTCATGTACCTCTTCCGCCAGCACCCGTCCGACCTGCAGCCTAGCTTGCGCAGCAGCATGACTTACATCTACCAGCAGAGCAGCGAGTGGGACTCGCTGCGCAACTTCATCTGGCACAACAAGTAG
- a CDS encoding Putative NADH:flavin oxidoreductase/NADH oxidase, aldolase-type TIM barrel, oxidoreductase Oye, producing the protein MAAENTKLFQPLKVGKMDLAHRVAMAPLTRYRADDDSVPLPIVPQYYADRASAPGTLIITEATAVSPADVGDLDLPDFSTPAQIAAWKNVFDAIHAKGSYVFQQLWSLGRAADPSFVKGRGYKYCSSSDIQMTGRPCPPEALTEEEIWEKINSWRVAARNVVAAGGDGIEIHGAHGYLVDQFTRDSVNKRTDKWGGSVENRARFLLEIIKAVVDEIGAERVALRLSPFATFQESYSSDTWEQTSYIIREIKKAGYKLAYLSLVEAVGNPVNLGIVPRQPTDDVQPFDEARPQTLDFILEEWDNQSPVIVAGGYLGDSARWAVDERYAKWDVAVAFGRYFISNPDLVFRVKNRIPFAPYDRTTFYKKKSNDGYNTYEFSNEYVKAHGSNGSA; encoded by the coding sequence ATGGCCGCCGAGAATACCAAGCTCTTCCAGCCTCTCAAGGTTGGCAAGATGGACCTCGCCCACCGCGTCGCCATGGCCCCCCTCACCCGCTaccgcgccgacgacgatagTGTGCCCCTGCCCATCGTCCCTCAGTACTATGCCGACCGCGCCTCGGCTCCGGGCACACTCATCATCACCGAGGCCACCGCCGTCTCCCCCGCCGACGTCGGTGACCTCGACCTGCCTGACTTCTCCACCCCGGCTCAGATAGCCGCCTGGAAGAACGTCTTCGACGCCATTCACGCTAAGGGCAGCTATGTTTTCCAGCAGCTCTGGTCCCTGGGCCGTGCCGCCGACCCCTCCTTCGTCAAGGGCCGCGGCTACAAGTACTGTTCCTCTTCCGATATTCAGATGACCGGccgcccctgcccccccGAGGCCctcaccgaggaggagatctGGGAGAAGATCAACAGCTggcgcgtcgccgcccgcaacgtcgtcgccgctggGGGTGACGGCATCGAGATCCACGGCGCTCACGGCTACCTTGTCGATCAGTTTACTCGCGACTCGGTCAACAAGCGTACTGACAAGTGGGGTGGCTCTGTCGAGAACCGCGCCCGTTTCCTGCTCGAGATCATCAAGGCAGTAGTTGACGAGATTGGGGCCGAGCGCGTCGCCCTGCGCCTGAGCCCCTTCGCCACCTTCCAAGAGTCGTACTCCTCTGACACATGGGAGCAGACAAGCTACATCATCCGCGAGATTAAGAAGGCCGGCTACAAGCTTGCCTACCTgtccctcgtcgaggccgtcggcaacCCCGTCAACCTGGGCATCGTGCCCCGCCAGCCCACCGACGACGTCCAGCCcttcgacgaggcccgcCCCCAGACCCTTGACTTCATCCTCGAGGAGTGGGACAATCAGTCCCCCGTCATTGTCGCCGGTGGTTACCTCGGCGATAGCGCCCGCTGGGCTGTCGACGAGCGCTATGCCAAGTGGGACGTCGCAGTCGCCTTCGGCCGATACTTCATCTCCAACCCGGACCTCGTCTTCCGCGTTAAGAACCGCATCCCCTTTGCCCCCTACGACCGCACCACCTTctacaagaagaagagcaacgACGGCTACAACACCTACGAGTTCAGCAACGAGTACGTTAAGGCCCACGGTTCCAACGGCTCTGCTTAG